One Glycine max cultivar Williams 82 chromosome 3, Glycine_max_v4.0, whole genome shotgun sequence DNA window includes the following coding sequences:
- the LOC100792836 gene encoding serine carboxypeptidase-like 45, giving the protein MTMLPQSFTMIATLIIVLAQTLVGVSSLPEADKIINLPGQPKVKFQQYSGYVTVDDQHQRALFYYFVEAEEDPSSKPLVLWLNGGPGCSSIGTGAFTEHGPFRPSDNNLLEKNDYSWNKAANMLYLESPAGVGFSYSRNKSFYALVTDEITARDNLLFLQRWFTKFPEYSKRDFFITGESYGGHYVPQLAQLIVQTKTNFNLKGIAIGNPLLEFNTDFNSRSEYFWSHGLISDPTYEVLTRDCNFSSIRRQWQNGNLRGVCEKANKLLDSEVSYYVDEYDVTLDVCLSPVNQQAYVLNQLQETQKIDVCVGDKTTTYLNTKEVQEALHANLVGVAKWSTCSSVLHYDYQNLEVPTIPILGSLVKSSIRVLVYSGDQDSVIPLLGSRSLVNGLAKEIGLNTTVAYRPWFGEKQVAGWTQVYGDILSYATVRGASHEAPFSQPQRSLVLLKAFLEGKPLPGVV; this is encoded by the exons ATGACCATGCTACCTCAGTCATTTACTATGATTGCAACATTAATCATTGTTCTTGCACAAACACTTGTGGGGGTGAGTTCACTTCCAGAAGctgataaaataatcaatttgcCAGGGCAGCCAAAGGTCAAATTTCAGCAATATTCTGGTTATGTCACCGTGGATGATCAACATCAAAGAGCTTTGTTTTACTACTTTGTTGAAGCCGAAGAAGACCCTTCTTCCAAGCCATTAGTCCTATGGTTGAATGGAG ggCCCGGTTGTTCTTCGATTGGAACTGGAGCTTTTACTGAGCATGGTCCGTTCAGACCGAGTGACAACAATCTTCTTGAGAAAAATGATTATAGTTGGAACAAAG CGGCAAATATGTTATACTTGGAGTCACCAGCTGGTGTTGGTTTCTCTTACTCACGCAATAAATCTTTCTATGCCTTAGTGACAGATGAAATTACAG CTAGGGATAATCTTCTTTTCCTACAACGATGGTTCACTAAATTCCCTGAGTACTCAAAAAGAGACTTCTTCATTACAGGGGAGAGCTATGGAG GTCACTATGTTCCACAACTTGCACAACTTATTGTTCAAACCAAGACCAACTTCAATCTCAAGGGAATAGCA ATAGGGAATCCTCTTCTTGAGTTTAATACTGATTTCAACTCAAGATCTGAGTATTTTTGGTCCCACGGACTGATATCAGATCCAACATACGAAGTCTTAACTAGAGACTGCAACTTTTCCTCAATCAGGAGACAATGGCAAAATGGGAATCTTAGAGGGGTTTGTGAAAAAGCAAATAAGCTATTGGATAGTGAGGTTAGCTACTATGTGGATGAATATGATGTCACTCTTGATGTTTGTTTGTCACCAGTAAATCAACAGGCTTATGTGCTGAATCAGCTG CAAGAGACACAGAAGATAGATGTTTGTGTTGGTGATAAAACAACCACATACTTGAACACTAAAGAAGTCCAAGAAGCTCTACATGCTAATCTTGTTGGAGTCGCCAAATGGTCAACTTGCAGCTC AGTTCTGCATTATGACTATCAGAATCTAGAAGTGCCAACAATTCCTATTCTAGGGTCACTTGTTAAGTCTAGCATCAGGGTTCTAGTATACAG CGGAGATCAAGATTCAGTGATTCCATTATTAGGTTCGCGATCTCTAGTTAACGGATTAGCCAAGGAAATTGGACTGAATACAACAGTGGCCTATAGACCATGGTTTGGAGAAAAACAG GTGGCAGGATGGACACAAGTATATGGGGACATCTTATCATATGCCACTGTAAGAGGAGCATCTCATGAAGCTCCCTTTTCTCAACCACAGAGATCACTAGTGCTTCTTAAAGCATTTCTGGAAGGAAAGCCACTACCTGGTGTTGTATAA